From Butyricimonas paravirosa, one genomic window encodes:
- a CDS encoding UpxY family transcription antiterminator: MSEGTRTLHWYAAYTKINQELTIKKRLEHLEIENYLPMRDEVRETSSGRKNVRVILIPHLIFIRTDQTTAFSLLNEHGLNVVYLKDLETRHLLIVPDKQMRDFMFLLDFSDSTVEVINEELKRGDRVRVIKGPLIGLEGELLRIKGHKRVIVRLEGVVSVATSYIPGSFLEKIK, from the coding sequence ATGTCAGAGGGTACGAGAACATTGCATTGGTATGCGGCGTACACTAAAATCAATCAGGAATTGACGATTAAAAAGCGGTTAGAGCACTTGGAGATAGAAAATTATCTCCCCATGCGTGATGAAGTTCGTGAAACTTCTTCCGGTAGGAAAAACGTGCGGGTAATCTTGATCCCTCATTTGATTTTTATTCGAACGGATCAAACAACAGCTTTCTCGTTACTGAATGAACATGGTTTAAACGTCGTTTACCTGAAAGATTTAGAAACTCGTCATTTGTTGATTGTTCCCGATAAGCAAATGCGTGATTTCATGTTCTTGCTTGACTTTTCAGATTCCACCGTGGAGGTGATTAACGAAGAGTTGAAGCGAGGTGATCGGGTAAGAGTAATCAAAGGTCCGCTAATAGGGCTTGAAGGAGAATTGCTCCGCATAAAGGGGCATAAACGCGTAATAGTGCGCCTGGAAGGGGTCGTTTCTGTGGCAACCTCTTACATTCCGGGATCATTCCTAGAAAAAATTAAATAG
- a CDS encoding FAD-dependent oxidoreductase encodes MAKVIIIGGGPAGCEAAHQLASQGIDVELVEKNNETGGNLNNWYQLFPDRKSAKDLNDILKQNLNHPKIQLHLGMEPRKIEKNKEGRFLVPLSDGSLLEGDSLLVSTGFKIFDARRKEEYGYGIYENVITSVELENMFYNHSIRMANGNTPKRIGIIHCVGSRDEKVCNYHCSKLCCITGVKQAIELRELLPDTEIFCFYMDMRMFGPGYEEMYRDAQEKYNIKFVRGRLSEAAENMNKQLQIKVEDTLVGKPLRMTLDMMILLVGMESSEGSRQMADTLGLNLAPNGFIKSQDPHYRNNNTNVEGVFVAGCGSAPMNLTDTLADARSAAMNIIEYVKLKKIL; translated from the coding sequence ATGGCAAAAGTCATCATCATCGGAGGAGGTCCGGCAGGTTGCGAAGCCGCGCATCAACTGGCAAGTCAAGGAATCGACGTGGAATTAGTCGAGAAAAACAACGAAACCGGCGGTAACTTGAACAATTGGTACCAATTGTTTCCAGACCGGAAATCCGCCAAGGATCTGAACGATATATTAAAACAAAACCTGAATCACCCGAAAATTCAGTTACACTTGGGCATGGAACCCCGGAAAATCGAGAAGAACAAAGAGGGTAGATTTCTTGTACCTCTCAGCGACGGCAGCCTGCTTGAAGGCGATTCCTTGCTAGTCTCCACGGGATTCAAAATTTTCGATGCCCGCCGGAAGGAAGAATATGGTTACGGGATATATGAAAACGTGATCACCTCCGTGGAACTGGAGAATATGTTCTACAACCACTCGATCAGAATGGCAAACGGGAATACCCCCAAACGCATCGGGATCATCCATTGCGTGGGTTCCCGTGACGAAAAGGTATGCAACTACCATTGCTCCAAACTCTGTTGTATCACCGGGGTAAAGCAAGCCATTGAACTTCGGGAACTATTACCCGACACGGAAATCTTCTGTTTCTACATGGATATGCGTATGTTCGGACCGGGTTACGAGGAAATGTACCGGGATGCACAGGAAAAATATAATATCAAATTCGTGCGGGGCAGATTGTCCGAGGCCGCTGAAAACATGAACAAGCAATTACAGATCAAGGTGGAAGACACGCTTGTCGGGAAACCCTTACGCATGACGCTTGATATGATGATCCTGTTGGTCGGTATGGAATCCTCGGAAGGCAGTCGCCAAATGGCAGACACGCTAGGCTTGAACTTGGCTCCCAATGGTTTCATCAAATCCCAAGACCCGCACTATCGTAACAACAACACGAATGTCGAAGGCGTTTTCGTGGCCGGATGCGGAAGTGCCCCGATGAACCTGACCGACACGCTGGCCGATGCCCGTTCGGCAGCCATGAACATTATAGAATACGTGAAACTTAAAAAGATTTTGTGA
- a CDS encoding 4Fe-4S dicluster domain-containing protein, with protein MSEILKKLQKDIHFIEGLNSCMNCGVCTAICPAAEFYNYDPRVIVETVQRGNEEEIEELLKSNTIWYCGECMSCKTRCPRCNTPGLVIMALRKASQELGYFVYSEKGRQQYALKHVIGESILKRGYCVTPDLVKPEMHPEQGPVWEWIYEHLDDVYERMHSNYRQPGAGALREVDSESMDELRKIFDVTGGTEFLEKIDSCSQHVADEEKVDLEEAYFLKTYMENSGKHQ; from the coding sequence ATGTCAGAGATTTTAAAAAAGTTACAAAAAGATATTCATTTCATCGAAGGGCTGAATAGCTGTATGAATTGCGGGGTATGCACGGCAATTTGTCCGGCAGCCGAATTCTATAACTATGACCCGCGAGTGATCGTGGAAACCGTACAACGGGGGAATGAAGAAGAGATCGAAGAGTTGTTGAAAAGCAACACGATCTGGTATTGCGGGGAATGTATGTCTTGTAAAACTCGTTGTCCGCGCTGCAACACGCCGGGCCTCGTGATCATGGCATTAAGAAAAGCATCCCAGGAATTGGGATATTTTGTCTATTCGGAAAAAGGACGTCAGCAATACGCGCTAAAACACGTGATCGGAGAATCCATCCTCAAAAGAGGATATTGCGTTACTCCCGACCTGGTGAAACCGGAAATGCACCCGGAGCAAGGACCCGTGTGGGAATGGATATACGAGCATCTGGATGACGTGTACGAACGTATGCACTCGAACTACCGTCAACCGGGAGCCGGGGCATTACGGGAAGTGGATTCGGAAAGTATGGATGAATTGCGGAAAATTTTCGATGTCACCGGGGGAACTGAATTCTTGGAAAAAATTGACAGTTGCTCCCAACACGTGGCCGACGAAGAGAAAGTTGATCTGGAAGAGGCTTATTTCCTGAAAACATACATGGAAAACAGCGGGAAACACCAGTAG
- a CDS encoding thioredoxin family protein: MMKKLVLSVVILCGFTMSLLAQGIQFREGSWKEILEIAKKENKLVFVDNYTSWCGPCKKMVSEIFPLKEVGDFYNANFICYKLDCEKGDGVEVAKTYQIMSFPTYLYVDGNGKLFYRSGAYMPAEKFIEEGKIALAEFSDKRTIEEWEALYAKKKNNASFVKGYIAKRNRAKLDNADIFDQYVSIEKEKNLMDTTFLKELFDYENKLNAGGACADFVMKNWDRIREVTGMQDQKMAEILGYSMGSYSYRRAVKEKNEERFNSYLKVMAFLNGKLGVNVANEEVKSRSGYYAAIDDKTRFEELAEKHADILFEEEKDCLKRDQEKYMQFLQGLIKDASGLASQTPEQLAFTIQFAGINESASLAFNFRDLAANVARLSDDQKLLNKAMTWALEAITLFGNFTCYETLAEVLYKMGYQKEALWQIEKALDKMPAGNDAIAARIHGKLDKIKNNK, translated from the coding sequence ATGATGAAAAAATTAGTTCTGAGTGTTGTAATACTGTGTGGATTCACCATGTCGTTGCTGGCACAGGGTATTCAGTTTCGTGAAGGTAGCTGGAAAGAAATCCTGGAGATTGCCAAGAAGGAAAACAAATTGGTGTTCGTGGATAATTATACAAGCTGGTGCGGTCCCTGTAAAAAGATGGTGAGCGAGATATTCCCGTTGAAGGAAGTTGGGGATTTTTATAATGCTAATTTCATTTGTTATAAACTGGATTGCGAGAAAGGGGATGGTGTGGAAGTGGCAAAAACATACCAGATTATGTCATTCCCTACTTATTTGTACGTGGATGGAAACGGGAAATTGTTTTACCGTTCCGGAGCGTATATGCCTGCAGAAAAGTTTATTGAAGAGGGAAAGATCGCTTTGGCTGAGTTCTCTGACAAGCGGACAATTGAAGAGTGGGAAGCGCTCTACGCTAAGAAAAAGAATAACGCATCTTTCGTGAAAGGATACATTGCCAAGCGTAACCGGGCGAAATTGGATAATGCGGATATTTTTGATCAATACGTGAGTATCGAGAAAGAGAAAAATTTGATGGATACCACATTCTTGAAAGAGTTATTCGATTATGAGAATAAGCTAAATGCCGGAGGGGCATGCGCTGATTTTGTCATGAAGAATTGGGATCGTATTCGTGAGGTGACGGGTATGCAAGATCAAAAGATGGCCGAGATTCTGGGTTATAGCATGGGTTCGTATTCCTATCGTCGTGCCGTGAAAGAGAAGAATGAAGAGCGTTTTAACAGCTACCTGAAGGTGATGGCTTTCCTGAATGGGAAGTTGGGAGTGAATGTGGCGAACGAGGAAGTGAAAAGTCGTTCCGGATACTATGCCGCTATTGATGACAAGACGAGATTCGAGGAATTGGCAGAGAAACATGCGGATATTCTTTTTGAAGAGGAAAAAGATTGTTTGAAACGGGATCAGGAAAAATACATGCAATTCTTGCAGGGATTAATCAAGGATGCATCAGGACTTGCATCTCAGACCCCGGAACAATTGGCCTTTACGATTCAGTTTGCCGGTATCAATGAGTCTGCTTCATTGGCATTTAATTTCCGTGATCTTGCGGCTAATGTTGCCCGTCTCTCGGATGATCAAAAATTGCTGAATAAGGCTATGACGTGGGCATTGGAGGCTATTACGCTGTTCGGTAATTTCACTTGCTATGAAACGTTGGCCGAGGTGTTGTACAAGATGGGATACCAGAAAGAGGCTCTTTGGCAAATAGAAAAGGCGCTGGATAAAATGCCGGCAGGGAATGATGCCATTGCTGCACGTATTCACGGGAAGTTGGATAAAATTAAAAATAATAAATGA
- a CDS encoding 4Fe-4S dicluster domain-containing protein — MINFWGYSISETRSINYDTNDKSMTEHIARVVPSSKLCIGCGGCTAGCTAGNLTDFNIRKIQMLMKRGENKEAKEQLQKCMLCGKCMLVCPRGVETRKMILEMLNYIKTKLKS; from the coding sequence ATGATCAATTTTTGGGGTTATAGCATATCGGAAACACGGAGTATCAATTATGATACGAACGACAAATCCATGACGGAACATATCGCACGTGTGGTTCCCAGTAGCAAGTTGTGCATTGGCTGTGGCGGATGTACGGCAGGATGCACGGCAGGAAATCTCACGGACTTTAACATCCGGAAGATACAGATGCTCATGAAGAGAGGCGAAAATAAAGAGGCGAAAGAGCAATTACAGAAATGTATGTTGTGCGGAAAATGCATGTTGGTCTGCCCAAGAGGCGTGGAAACCCGAAAGATGATTTTAGAAATGCTCAACTATATAAAAACAAAATTGAAAAGCTGA
- a CDS encoding TlpA disulfide reductase family protein — MKVVFLLGIVALLAGCNSIQKDEFVITGTISSYPKEVLICAYQTNGNFILDTIRVENGKLSYRKKLQEPIVASLVSRDPHNIIPSGMGVVPGPSVTLFMEPGTKLEINMDNARWPELQWKGGAWNNDLMKLYAKTLPLEHEMFELLRKSYAEGVTEEEKVALGEQRMTLAEKEKEEKIRFIKGNPSSYAAMYLLNGMRNDFTLKDYAATFAAFDQALREMPLGKEMQGAIDIALRTEVGAIAPDFEKVDKDGNTIRLSDYRGKYVLLDFWGSWCSPCRDSHPHLKEIEAKYRDKGLVVINIATENGSKAREIWLQAIEEDGMTWTQILNNEGKDKCDVVKDYAITAFPTKVLIDGDGKIVVRAVGESEPIDAKLKEVFGE; from the coding sequence ATGAAAGTGGTATTTTTACTTGGAATTGTAGCCCTGTTGGCAGGGTGCAATTCCATTCAGAAAGACGAGTTTGTGATCACGGGAACAATCAGTTCTTATCCGAAGGAGGTTTTGATTTGTGCCTATCAAACGAACGGTAATTTTATATTGGACACGATCCGGGTGGAAAATGGAAAATTGAGTTACCGGAAGAAATTGCAGGAACCGATTGTTGCCTCTCTCGTATCGCGAGACCCGCATAATATTATCCCGTCGGGTATGGGAGTTGTACCCGGACCGAGTGTCACGTTGTTCATGGAGCCGGGAACGAAATTGGAAATTAACATGGATAATGCCCGTTGGCCCGAATTGCAATGGAAAGGTGGAGCGTGGAACAATGACTTGATGAAGTTGTATGCCAAAACATTGCCTTTGGAACACGAGATGTTTGAGTTGTTGCGTAAATCGTATGCAGAAGGGGTAACAGAGGAGGAGAAGGTTGCTTTAGGCGAACAACGGATGACTTTAGCTGAAAAAGAGAAAGAAGAAAAAATCCGTTTTATCAAAGGGAATCCGTCCAGTTACGCGGCCATGTATCTTTTAAATGGAATGCGTAATGATTTCACTTTAAAGGATTACGCGGCTACTTTTGCAGCTTTTGATCAAGCCTTGCGGGAAATGCCTTTGGGTAAGGAGATGCAAGGAGCCATTGACATTGCCTTGCGTACAGAAGTAGGTGCTATTGCCCCGGATTTCGAAAAAGTGGATAAGGATGGAAATACCATACGCTTGTCGGATTACAGGGGGAAATATGTGCTGCTGGATTTCTGGGGTTCCTGGTGTAGTCCTTGTCGGGATTCACATCCTCACTTGAAAGAAATTGAGGCAAAATATCGGGATAAAGGTTTGGTAGTCATTAATATTGCCACGGAAAACGGTTCCAAAGCTCGTGAAATATGGTTGCAAGCTATCGAGGAAGATGGTATGACGTGGACTCAGATCCTGAATAACGAGGGAAAGGATAAATGTGACGTGGTGAAGGACTATGCCATCACGGCATTCCCGACTAAAGTGTTGATTGATGGTGATGGGAAAATTGTTGTACGTGCAGTGGGGGAATCTGAACCGATAGATGCGAAGTTGAAGGAAGTATTCGGAGAATAA
- a CDS encoding (Fe-S)-binding protein codes for MQQYEYTNKIYYDHFVLPFTIGLVVLLGYLCVKYYKWIKSFPKEERKKIRKGLFSLKTIRSGWEIFRESLLHHNIFKTNPMLGYMHMTFAFGWFLLIVVGKIESMVYHTSAFNPPYFAIFFRYFHPAKETFPYSEFFAFLMDLILTFLLIGILLAVTKRFCSRIFGMKKTTKQRAYDLLILTVLWLIFPVRFLAESFTSGLNGGGSFLTHNAGDFFSEFLPLESLSYPAWWLYSSLLGLFFLLLPFSRYMHIPTEMVYIFLKNWGVKQGKEYNGFSEIQVNSCSRCGICINTCQLNTSCNINDTQPVYFLRRLRNREEYAQQAEDCLMCGRCENSCPVGINLNAIRQSKRPDILRVTKDTYAYVPQPEVKPAKVAYFAGCMSHLTPGIIKSMQQIFEKAKADYTFIDEQAGVCCGRPLALSGNWKAAQVVMDKNLQMIDASQADILVTSCPICYKTFKEDYLLNIKVMHHTEYIDMLIQEGQLKVNALDLKTVFHNPCELGRGCGVVDAPESVLKQVSQKIPTAYDGKKSLCCGGSLANTAIDSTQKTKISSDTVKAYAAYQPDVIVSACPLCKKTLGKTSPEIPVKDIAELVAEA; via the coding sequence ATGCAGCAATACGAATACACGAACAAAATATATTACGATCACTTTGTCCTGCCGTTCACAATCGGGCTGGTCGTGCTACTGGGATACTTGTGCGTGAAATACTACAAGTGGATCAAAAGCTTTCCGAAAGAAGAACGTAAAAAAATCCGCAAAGGCTTGTTCAGTCTTAAAACCATTCGTTCCGGCTGGGAAATTTTCCGGGAAAGTTTGTTGCATCATAATATATTCAAGACGAACCCGATGCTGGGATACATGCACATGACCTTTGCTTTCGGATGGTTCTTATTGATCGTTGTCGGGAAAATCGAATCCATGGTTTACCATACCAGTGCTTTCAACCCACCTTATTTTGCAATCTTCTTCCGTTATTTCCATCCGGCAAAAGAGACGTTCCCGTACAGCGAGTTTTTCGCGTTCTTGATGGACTTGATACTGACATTCCTGTTAATCGGGATCTTACTGGCTGTCACCAAACGTTTCTGTTCCCGTATTTTCGGCATGAAGAAGACCACGAAACAACGGGCTTACGATTTGCTTATACTAACCGTACTCTGGCTTATTTTCCCCGTACGTTTTCTGGCAGAAAGTTTCACTAGCGGTCTGAACGGAGGCGGTAGTTTCCTCACGCATAATGCGGGGGACTTTTTCAGCGAATTTCTACCCTTGGAAAGTTTATCTTATCCTGCCTGGTGGCTCTACTCCTCCTTGCTTGGACTATTCTTCCTGCTATTACCATTTTCCCGGTACATGCATATCCCGACTGAAATGGTCTATATCTTCTTGAAAAACTGGGGAGTAAAACAAGGCAAAGAATATAACGGATTCAGTGAAATACAGGTCAATTCCTGCTCCCGTTGCGGAATATGTATCAATACCTGTCAATTGAACACGTCCTGTAATATAAATGACACGCAACCCGTCTATTTTCTCCGTCGCCTGCGCAATCGAGAGGAATACGCCCAACAAGCAGAAGACTGCCTGATGTGCGGACGTTGCGAGAATTCATGTCCCGTGGGTATCAACCTGAATGCGATCCGCCAAAGTAAAAGACCAGATATATTGAGAGTTACGAAAGACACGTATGCTTATGTTCCCCAACCGGAAGTGAAACCCGCTAAAGTCGCTTATTTTGCCGGATGTATGAGTCATCTTACCCCGGGCATTATAAAATCCATGCAACAGATTTTTGAGAAGGCAAAAGCAGACTACACGTTCATTGATGAACAAGCCGGAGTTTGTTGCGGGCGTCCGTTAGCTCTTTCCGGGAATTGGAAAGCGGCACAAGTGGTCATGGATAAAAACCTGCAAATGATTGATGCCTCACAGGCTGATATATTGGTTACCTCCTGCCCGATTTGTTACAAAACGTTCAAGGAAGATTACCTGTTGAATATAAAAGTCATGCACCACACGGAATATATCGATATGCTGATTCAGGAGGGGCAATTAAAGGTCAACGCCCTGGATCTGAAAACCGTGTTCCATAACCCGTGTGAACTGGGAAGAGGTTGCGGTGTCGTTGACGCCCCCGAAAGCGTATTGAAACAAGTAAGCCAGAAAATCCCGACAGCCTATGATGGGAAAAAATCACTCTGTTGCGGGGGTAGCTTGGCAAATACGGCCATTGATTCCACGCAAAAAACGAAAATTAGTAGTGATACAGTGAAAGCATACGCGGCATACCAGCCGGACGTTATTGTCTCGGCCTGTCCGCTATGTAAAAAAACATTGGGTAAAACCTCACCGGAAATCCCGGTAAAAGATATTGCAGAACTGGTTGCAGAAGCCTAA
- a CDS encoding CoB--CoM heterodisulfide reductase iron-sulfur subunit B family protein: MNLEGKQQIWKDYQKEIADDHYFYARSCIRQTFFPGSEWAYLDIMKNKLAKDVIDDPRHTTCTGIGYHSDIVPAETIMTVVARHFALMTEAGYENMTPSCITSFGIYTEILETWHHHPEVEEKIREFLWKATKREFKKPRNLAHTSDIIYKFRNEIAAQAKYKLVDVHTGRPLRGVDHIGCHYSKMFPTKGIGGAEFPAVLSGMIYAWGGDVIDYPERRHCCGFGFRQYLVMANRGYSVANSKKKFESMQPYEPDFIVANCPGCAMFMDKWQYTISEMEGTTYGQDGYGIPVLTYEELTALVLGYDPWEIGLQMHQVSVEPLLDKMGIPYDPEAKFKNIRGEDIGAPKCPTYLRVSKL; the protein is encoded by the coding sequence ATGAATTTAGAGGGTAAACAACAGATATGGAAAGATTATCAGAAAGAGATAGCCGATGATCACTATTTTTACGCGAGAAGTTGTATTCGCCAGACTTTCTTCCCGGGGTCGGAATGGGCTTACCTGGATATTATGAAGAATAAACTGGCGAAAGATGTTATTGATGATCCGCGACACACAACTTGCACCGGGATCGGTTATCATTCGGACATCGTTCCGGCAGAAACAATCATGACGGTAGTCGCCCGTCATTTTGCCCTCATGACCGAGGCCGGGTACGAAAACATGACCCCCTCTTGTATCACATCTTTCGGTATTTACACCGAGATATTGGAGACATGGCACCACCACCCGGAAGTCGAAGAAAAAATCAGAGAATTCCTTTGGAAAGCCACCAAACGGGAATTTAAAAAACCTAGAAATCTTGCTCACACATCAGACATAATCTATAAGTTCAGAAACGAGATCGCTGCCCAGGCAAAATACAAGCTGGTGGACGTTCACACGGGAAGACCTCTCCGGGGGGTGGATCACATCGGGTGTCATTACTCGAAAATGTTCCCCACGAAAGGAATTGGGGGAGCCGAATTTCCGGCCGTGTTATCCGGTATGATTTATGCCTGGGGCGGCGATGTAATCGATTACCCGGAAAGAAGACATTGTTGCGGTTTCGGTTTTCGCCAGTATCTCGTGATGGCCAACCGGGGATATTCCGTGGCCAACTCGAAAAAGAAATTTGAATCCATGCAACCTTACGAACCCGACTTTATCGTGGCAAACTGTCCGGGGTGCGCCATGTTCATGGACAAATGGCAATACACGATCAGCGAGATGGAAGGAACCACCTACGGACAGGACGGCTACGGTATTCCCGTGCTGACTTACGAGGAACTCACAGCTCTCGTTCTGGGGTATGACCCGTGGGAAATCGGGTTGCAGATGCACCAGGTTTCAGTGGAACCCCTGCTGGATAAAATGGGCATCCCGTATGACCCGGAAGCAAAATTCAAAAACATCCGGGGAGAAGACATCGGGGCCCCGAAATGCCCCACGTACCTGAGAGTGTCAAAATTATAA
- a CDS encoding PdxA family protein, with protein sequence MENRLNVGITHGDVNGISYELIIKLLAENRICELCVPILYGSPKVAAYYRKVLNIENFSLNTIREPGEANGKRSNIINCVDDNVKVDLGKETPESDQATMIALKYALDHLDRDEIDVLTLAPQGPNAFFTEEAGSLVEYLGKRYNTADIMSILVSEKIKMGFVTEQVKLRDVPHQVTQKNIFKKLTLLDDTLRQDFTILKPKIAVLGLNPQVNCGQNGDEEVNVIIPAIERAREEGIMAIGPFSAERFFSERMYEKFDAVLAMYYDQGVVAFKSVDEESAACYIAGLPVICSMSLTDPHYDIVGQNLGDEQGLRNALYLAMDVCVHREQNIELQKNPLPHYDIATNSNESDLNVEQIEGVKAELED encoded by the coding sequence ATGGAAAACAGATTAAATGTAGGAATCACGCACGGGGATGTAAACGGAATATCTTATGAGTTGATCATAAAATTGTTGGCAGAGAATCGGATTTGTGAGTTGTGTGTTCCTATCCTATACGGGTCGCCTAAAGTGGCCGCCTACTACCGGAAGGTATTAAATATTGAAAACTTCAGTTTAAACACGATTCGTGAGCCGGGTGAGGCTAACGGGAAACGATCCAATATCATCAATTGCGTGGATGATAACGTGAAGGTTGATCTTGGAAAAGAGACTCCCGAATCGGATCAGGCTACCATGATAGCCTTGAAATATGCCTTGGACCACTTGGATCGGGACGAGATTGATGTGTTGACGCTGGCTCCCCAGGGACCGAATGCATTCTTCACGGAAGAGGCCGGGTCTTTGGTGGAATATTTGGGTAAGCGTTATAATACCGCGGATATTATGTCCATCTTGGTGAGCGAAAAGATAAAGATGGGTTTCGTGACCGAACAGGTTAAATTACGGGATGTGCCGCATCAGGTTACACAAAAGAATATCTTCAAGAAATTGACCTTGCTGGATGATACTTTGCGTCAGGATTTTACTATTTTGAAACCAAAGATTGCTGTTCTGGGGCTAAACCCACAGGTAAATTGCGGTCAGAATGGGGATGAAGAGGTGAATGTTATTATTCCGGCGATTGAACGAGCCCGAGAAGAGGGAATTATGGCCATTGGCCCATTCTCTGCCGAGCGTTTCTTCTCGGAGAGAATGTACGAGAAATTTGATGCTGTTCTCGCCATGTATTACGATCAGGGGGTTGTGGCATTTAAGTCCGTGGATGAGGAAAGTGCCGCTTGTTATATTGCCGGGTTACCCGTGATCTGTTCAATGTCTTTAACCGATCCTCATTATGATATTGTAGGTCAGAATCTGGGTGATGAACAAGGACTTCGTAATGCTCTTTATTTGGCGATGGATGTTTGCGTGCATCGGGAACAAAATATCGAGTTACAGAAAAACCCGCTTCCACATTATGATATTGCCACAAATAGTAATGAGAGCGATTTGAACGTGGAACAGATTGAAGGAGTAAAAGCGGAACTTGAAGATTAA
- the rbr gene encoding rubrerythrin, whose amino-acid sequence MNKSVKGTLTEANLLKSFAGESQAKNRYTFFSEVAKKEGYEQIAGIFYETALQEEMHAKRFFSRLEGGMLEITAAYPAGVILDTASNLVEAAEGEYDEWHHLYPEFAKVAEEEGFKDISVMYRMIIEAERNHETRYRKLLSNLQDGILFERPKTVKWYCRKCGYVHEGPTAPKVCPACLHPQGFFELLVENY is encoded by the coding sequence ATGAACAAAAGTGTAAAGGGTACTTTAACAGAGGCCAATCTTTTAAAATCATTTGCCGGAGAATCACAGGCAAAAAATCGGTATACTTTTTTCTCTGAAGTAGCGAAAAAAGAGGGGTACGAACAGATAGCGGGCATATTTTACGAGACCGCTTTGCAAGAAGAGATGCATGCGAAACGTTTCTTCAGCCGTTTAGAAGGCGGAATGTTGGAGATCACTGCCGCGTATCCTGCTGGGGTTATTTTGGACACGGCCAGTAATCTGGTTGAGGCCGCGGAGGGTGAGTATGACGAGTGGCATCACTTGTATCCGGAATTTGCTAAAGTGGCCGAAGAGGAGGGATTTAAGGATATTTCCGTGATGTACCGTATGATTATCGAGGCGGAAAGAAATCATGAAACAAGGTATCGGAAACTCTTGTCGAACTTGCAGGATGGTATCCTTTTTGAACGCCCGAAAACGGTAAAATGGTATTGTCGCAAATGCGGGTATGTCCACGAGGGCCCCACGGCTCCTAAAGTTTGTCCGGCTTGTCTCCATCCGCAAGGATTCTTTGAATTACTGGTAGAGAATTATTGA